In Microbacterium lushaniae, the following are encoded in one genomic region:
- a CDS encoding class I fructose-bisphosphate aldolase, whose product MAAQFLAPEAFDRLRDLRASSPRAVRETLTSRRRRDLLRGDGRLFIVAADHPARGALAVGRNPFAMADRYDLLDRLATALSRPGVDGVLGTPDIIDDLAALGLLDDKIIVGSMNRGGLRGASFEMDDRMTGYDVPSMVEAGIDVAKTLIRVNLDDAGTAPTLAAMADAVTQAAAAELPIMLEPFLSRWVDGRIVNDLSTDAVILSVAIASGLGASSAYTWMKLPVVDDMERVMAATTMPTLLLGGDSGVDPDETFAAWEDALSLPGVRGLTVGRTLLYPPDGNVAAAVDIAAGLVHPSL is encoded by the coding sequence ATGGCTGCACAGTTCCTGGCACCCGAGGCGTTCGACCGGCTCCGCGACCTGCGCGCGTCGTCACCGCGCGCGGTGCGCGAGACGCTCACCAGCCGCCGCCGTCGCGATCTGCTGCGGGGGGACGGGCGGCTGTTCATCGTCGCCGCCGACCATCCCGCCCGCGGCGCCCTCGCGGTGGGGCGGAACCCCTTCGCCATGGCCGACCGCTACGACCTGCTCGACCGCCTCGCGACCGCCCTCAGCCGCCCGGGTGTGGACGGCGTGCTCGGCACCCCCGACATCATCGACGACCTGGCGGCCCTGGGCCTCCTCGACGACAAGATCATCGTCGGCTCGATGAACCGCGGGGGCCTGCGCGGAGCGTCGTTCGAGATGGACGACCGCATGACCGGGTACGACGTGCCGAGCATGGTCGAGGCCGGCATCGACGTCGCCAAGACCCTGATCCGCGTGAACCTCGACGACGCCGGCACCGCCCCCACGCTCGCGGCGATGGCCGACGCGGTCACGCAGGCCGCCGCGGCGGAGCTGCCCATCATGCTCGAGCCGTTCCTGAGCCGGTGGGTGGACGGACGGATCGTGAACGACCTGTCCACCGACGCGGTCATCCTCTCCGTCGCGATCGCCTCGGGTCTGGGCGCATCCAGCGCGTACACGTGGATGAAGCTGCCGGTCGTGGACGACATGGAGCGCGTCATGGCCGCCACGACCATGCCGACGCTCCTGCTCGGCGGCGACTCCGGCGTCGACCCCGACGAGACCTTCGCCGCGTGGGAGGACGCGCTGAGCCTCCCCGGCGTCCGCGGCCTGACCGTCGGCCGCACCCTCCTCTATCCGCCCGACGGGAATGTCGCCGCCGCCGTCGACATCGCCGCCGGCCTCGTCCACCCCAGCCTCTGA
- the iolC gene encoding 5-dehydro-2-deoxygluconokinase — protein sequence MTETPDPFDVLAFGRLGVDVYPLQSGVGLEDVETFGKYLGGSAANVSVASARYGHRTALVSGVGDDPFGRYLLRELDRLGVDNRYVRVDPTLQTPVTFCEIFPPDDFPLYFYREPKAPDLTIEADDLDLAAVRAAKILWFTATGLTREPSRAAHLAALQARTDGRTIFDLDYRPMFWADPAEARAHVSRALEYATVAVGNREECEIAVGETEPERAADALLDRGVELAIVKQGPKGVLAKTRSETVEVPPYPVDVVNGLGAGDAFGGALCHGLLQGWDLERVLRFANVAGAIVASRLECSTAMPTHDEVVALIEGGER from the coding sequence ATGACCGAAACCCCTGACCCCTTCGACGTGCTGGCCTTCGGGCGCCTCGGCGTCGACGTGTACCCGCTGCAGTCCGGCGTCGGGCTCGAAGATGTCGAGACCTTCGGCAAGTACCTGGGCGGCAGCGCAGCCAACGTCTCGGTCGCCTCGGCCCGGTACGGCCATCGCACGGCATTGGTCTCGGGCGTCGGCGACGATCCGTTCGGCCGTTATCTGCTGCGCGAGCTCGACCGCCTCGGCGTCGACAACCGGTATGTGCGGGTCGATCCGACGCTGCAGACGCCGGTGACCTTCTGCGAGATCTTCCCGCCCGACGACTTCCCGCTCTACTTCTACCGCGAGCCCAAGGCGCCCGACCTCACGATCGAGGCGGACGACCTCGACCTGGCGGCCGTGCGGGCGGCGAAGATCCTGTGGTTCACCGCCACCGGCCTCACCCGGGAGCCCAGCCGCGCGGCGCACCTGGCCGCCCTGCAGGCGCGCACCGACGGCCGCACGATCTTCGACCTGGATTACCGCCCGATGTTCTGGGCCGACCCCGCCGAAGCGCGCGCACACGTCTCGCGGGCTCTCGAGTACGCCACCGTCGCCGTCGGCAACCGGGAGGAGTGCGAGATCGCCGTCGGCGAGACCGAACCCGAACGGGCGGCCGATGCCCTCCTCGACCGAGGTGTCGAGCTCGCGATCGTCAAGCAGGGCCCCAAGGGCGTGCTCGCCAAGACCCGGAGCGAGACGGTCGAGGTGCCGCCGTACCCCGTCGACGTGGTGAACGGCCTCGGCGCCGGCGACGCGTTCGGCGGCGCGCTGTGCCACGGACTGCTCCAGGGATGGGACCTGGAGCGCGTGCTGCGTTTCGCCAACGTCGCCGGTGCCATCGTGGCATCCCGGCTGGAGTGCTCCACCGCCATGCCCACCCACGACGAGGTCGTCGCCCTGATCGAGGGAGGAGAGCGCTGA
- the iolB gene encoding 5-deoxy-glucuronate isomerase yields the protein MSSTDQRWFHRRGALTQGDWESVVDASTPDWQHTGIRIADLAEGDTVALDERGVERIVVPLAGEFRVTHRHHPGEWETRLHGRASVFAGPTDVLYLPTGTTAEITGTGRVAVAEAPTAEARPWQYIPAEATPVELRGAGASSRQVHNFGTPQALDAARLIVCEVITPAENWSSYPPHKHDEHVPGHESRLEEIYYFEAAPVADAAAPGDAAFGMFSTYSSPAGEIDINAMVRSGDIALVPFGYHGPAVAAPGYDLYYLNVMAGPDPEREWLISDDPAHAWVRDTWNGQKMDPRLPLGHDTEGQH from the coding sequence ATGAGCAGCACCGACCAGCGCTGGTTCCACCGCCGGGGCGCCCTCACGCAGGGCGACTGGGAATCGGTCGTCGACGCGTCGACGCCCGATTGGCAGCACACCGGCATCCGCATCGCCGACCTCGCCGAGGGCGACACCGTCGCGCTGGACGAGCGCGGCGTCGAGCGGATCGTGGTGCCCCTCGCGGGGGAGTTCCGAGTGACCCACCGCCACCACCCCGGCGAGTGGGAGACGCGGCTGCACGGGCGGGCGTCGGTGTTCGCCGGCCCCACCGACGTGCTGTACCTGCCGACGGGGACGACCGCCGAGATCACCGGCACCGGACGGGTCGCCGTGGCCGAGGCGCCGACGGCGGAGGCGCGCCCGTGGCAGTACATCCCCGCCGAAGCGACCCCGGTCGAACTGCGCGGCGCGGGCGCGTCCAGCCGCCAGGTGCACAACTTCGGCACGCCCCAGGCCCTCGACGCCGCGCGCCTCATCGTGTGCGAGGTCATCACCCCGGCGGAGAACTGGTCGTCCTACCCGCCGCACAAGCACGACGAGCACGTACCCGGCCACGAGTCTCGCCTGGAGGAGATCTACTACTTCGAGGCGGCGCCGGTGGCGGATGCGGCGGCCCCCGGCGATGCGGCGTTCGGGATGTTCAGCACGTACTCCTCCCCGGCGGGGGAGATCGACATCAACGCGATGGTGCGCTCGGGCGACATCGCGCTGGTGCCCTTCGGCTACCACGGCCCGGCCGTTGCCGCCCCGGGGTACGACCTCTACTACCTCAACGTGATGGCCGGCCCCGATCCCGAGCGGGAATGGCTGATCAGCGACGACCCGGCGCACGCGTGGGTGCGCGACACCTGGAACGGGCAGAAGATGGACCCCCGGCTGCCCCTCGGACACGACACGGAAGGCCAGCACTGA
- a CDS encoding CoA-acylating methylmalonate-semialdehyde dehydrogenase: protein MSTTQTAPARDVESAVRVISHWIDGAERRSTSGRTAPVFNPATGAVQAEVALADQAEIDEALASAQRGYQLWSGYSIAKRQAVMFAFRELLNARKQELAEIITAEHGKVVSDAMGEILRGQEVVELATGFPHLIKGAFSENASTGIDVYSLKQPLGVVGIISPFNFPAMVPMWFFPVAIAAGNAVVLKPSEKDPSAALWLAKLWQEAGLPDGVFTVLQGDKLAVDGLLESPVVQSISFVGSTPIAQYIYETASKHGKRVQALGGAKNHMLVLPDADLDLVADQAVNAGYGAAGERCMAISVVLAVEPVADDLIAKISERIAKLRIGNGAGVDGVEPDMGPLITDVHRDKVATYVDIAEADGAKIVVDGRGLSVEGHEDGFFFGPTLIDDLPTSSRAYTEEIFGPVLSVVRVQSYDEGVDLINSGQFGNGTAIFTNDGGAARRFQNEVQVGMIGINVPIPVPVAYHSFGGWKQSLFGDAKAYGVHGFDFFTREKAITARWIDPATRHDTDHGGINLGFPQND from the coding sequence ATGAGCACGACACAGACCGCCCCCGCCCGCGACGTGGAGTCCGCCGTCCGCGTCATCTCGCACTGGATCGACGGCGCCGAGCGTCGATCCACCTCCGGCCGCACCGCGCCGGTGTTCAACCCGGCCACCGGCGCCGTCCAGGCCGAGGTGGCCCTGGCCGACCAGGCCGAGATCGATGAGGCGCTCGCGTCGGCGCAGCGCGGATACCAGCTGTGGAGCGGATACTCCATCGCCAAGCGCCAGGCGGTCATGTTCGCGTTCCGGGAGCTGCTGAACGCCCGCAAGCAGGAGCTGGCCGAGATCATCACGGCCGAGCACGGCAAGGTCGTCTCCGACGCGATGGGCGAGATCCTGCGCGGTCAGGAGGTCGTGGAGCTGGCCACCGGGTTCCCGCATCTGATCAAGGGCGCCTTCAGCGAGAACGCCTCGACCGGTATCGACGTGTACTCCCTCAAGCAGCCGCTGGGCGTGGTGGGCATCATCAGCCCGTTCAACTTCCCCGCGATGGTGCCGATGTGGTTCTTCCCCGTCGCGATCGCCGCCGGCAACGCGGTGGTCCTCAAGCCCAGCGAGAAGGACCCGTCGGCGGCGCTGTGGCTGGCGAAGCTGTGGCAGGAGGCGGGTCTTCCCGACGGCGTGTTCACGGTGCTGCAGGGCGACAAGCTCGCCGTCGACGGACTCCTGGAGAGCCCGGTCGTGCAGTCCATCTCGTTCGTCGGCTCGACGCCGATCGCGCAGTACATCTACGAGACCGCCTCGAAGCACGGCAAGCGCGTGCAGGCACTGGGAGGTGCGAAGAACCACATGCTCGTCCTCCCCGACGCCGACCTCGACCTCGTCGCCGATCAGGCCGTCAACGCCGGTTACGGCGCGGCGGGGGAGCGGTGCATGGCCATCAGCGTCGTCCTCGCCGTGGAGCCGGTCGCCGACGACCTGATCGCGAAGATCAGCGAGCGGATCGCGAAGCTGCGGATCGGCAACGGTGCGGGCGTGGACGGAGTCGAGCCGGATATGGGACCGCTCATCACCGACGTGCACCGCGACAAGGTGGCCACGTACGTCGACATCGCCGAGGCCGACGGCGCGAAGATCGTCGTGGACGGCCGGGGCTTGAGCGTCGAAGGCCACGAAGACGGCTTCTTCTTCGGCCCGACGCTCATCGACGACCTCCCGACCTCCTCGCGTGCGTACACCGAGGAGATCTTCGGACCGGTGCTGTCGGTCGTGCGCGTGCAGTCCTACGACGAGGGCGTCGACCTCATCAACTCCGGCCAGTTCGGCAACGGCACGGCGATCTTCACCAACGACGGGGGAGCGGCCCGCCGGTTCCAGAACGAGGTGCAGGTGGGGATGATCGGCATCAACGTGCCGATCCCGGTGCCCGTGGCCTACCACTCCTTCGGCGGATGGAAGCAGTCGCTGTTCGGCGACGCGAAGGCGTACGGCGTGCACGGGTTCGACTTCTTCACGCGGGAGAAGGCCATCACCGCCCGCTGGATCGACCCGGCCACCCGTCACGACACCGATCACGGCGGCATCAACCTCGGCTTCCCCCAGAACGACTGA